In Plodia interpunctella isolate USDA-ARS_2022_Savannah chromosome 8, ilPloInte3.2, whole genome shotgun sequence, the DNA window GATATTGAGCGAGGCAACAAAGGAATAAAAAGCCTATAAGAGCCAGGAAGGTATTatcagcattcccaaagactTACCAAAGAgaagaatcttcaaaatttaaatcttcatTTTGACATGGAACACATGTTTCAATGTGTTATGACAGTGAATTTCCAATCACTGTCATGAACCCACCCGGAACACGTGAAATCATCAGTATGGGAAAGTGTGGATGGTATGGAAGTATAGAAGTTTTCTTTTTGCACCCATGAAAATGTGATTGATGACAACACTAGCTCTTTGTCATGGACAGTGGTGAATCCAATTATCGTAATACTGATCCacttaaacaatatttttcaaagagaacattatattaaatccAACACTCATAAGTTAGCATACTTACAATTTCTACTTTAGGCCTCTTTACAGCAGAGGAAACACTGTTTGAGGTAGATTCTCCACACAGGGTGCAAGGCCGGCCAGCAGCCTCCCCGCTGTCCACCTCGATCATGCCAACACAACAACCCACACTGCCACACACAGCTTTTAGCCAATTTTTCAATTCATCAATTGTCAACTCTGTGGGTACTTTCACTGTATAGTTCTTTGAGCCTGTTGTCAcctgtaaattaaataaaaaatttataagatatatttcaaaataataacaagaaGAATCTAGAAAACTAGGTCTTGAATTGCAAATTTCAAATGACAATTGTAGGGAAAGCAGAGGGGACTAGATCAAACAGACAATCACCTATGTGCTGGACTGATCTGTACTAACTGAACTGACTGTGAAAATTGCCAGACAATCTGTAAACAGGGAAATCATGAAGAAAGCTGTATCAGCCTCTAACACCAATATGGACACCTCAATGTGACTAGACCGCTCTGCCaagaatgaaataataaagaaaaataataatatagatttattgacCAGTCAGTAggattagtattattatactttttggGGACGCCTGTGTGAGCAGCAGACATGACCGCCCTACTATATTGGGACCATTTCACCCAGTTCCCCATAACCCTGAGGGTGTGCAGGTTAGCTGAAAAGCCTAGGTTGGCAGCAGTCCACTAAAGCTACCTGTACCTTCAGTCAGTAGGATAGAACAAAtgattataaaagtaatacataaataaatgccaACCTGTACATTTGTTATATTAGAGTAACTACTAGATGCTGTAAGAATCGCCCTGGTCAGCCTCTGTGGGTCAGGATGGACATTGAGCAAATCTTTCACTAAAGCTTCAGCTGCTCCAGATGGTCCTGACCCAGAGACAGCACTGGGAAGGGAACTGCTGCCTCCAGAACAGCTACTGCGTATCAGCAACCGCACAGTTGCTATGGGCGTTGATGTAGGTGAAGTACTTGTATTATTTGCACCTGTGGAACCTCCTTCAGGCAGAGCTGGATTTGGAATGCCACTGGGACGTTTAAACCTGAAATCATAATCATTTATGAGTAAATTCTTTGTGAACTATTTAACATACTGTCTAGCTggaaggtaaaaaaaaactgttttgtaAACTACCATTACAATCCAAAAAAatctaagattttttatagaatattaatTCTTCAGTAAAACATgcatgtcaaaaaataaaagtgatgcACTTATTTGTTTgaacataacaataatttgCTGTTCTGAATTCCTGGAGAAGTTAGGGAGTTTTCCTTTGATGTTATTCCAGATGTATCTCTATAGATACTGCAACAATTTATCTGAATCTGTCcagttttatttcttgaatATATTTCTTGAATAGACAGCCAGTCtattattaacaaacaataaatgtcAACTTAGTTAATTGAcaaagattataaaaaaactaaaattaaataaaacataccaTTTTGATGGTGCTATTGCACTTTTCTGGCCTGGAGGTTGAAGCAAATGTCCAGCCCTGGCACACCAACCCACTGGGAAAATATCCCGAGAGTCATACCGGCACCAATAGTCAAAAGCCCCTCTCCAGCCATCAAATGTGACATGAATCTGATCATTTTTGACAGCCCCCACTGTTGCACAACATATTAGCTGTGGATTCTTCTTATCAACAGCTTCCAGTTTTTGACCAACCATGAATAAATTTGTCTTTGGAGTGGGAGGCTCAGGCTGAAATACTTGAGGAGGTGCCATTTCGGCCCCATTTAACGTCTTGAGCAAGAACATAGGCCAACTGCTAGCATTCATACGGAAACCTAGTGGTGGTTGCAACATACCatcatttttttcacaatgtcCGATAGGATGAATGTCCCCTGCATCTACTAGCCTCCAAAAATCATTCTTATTATCACTGCCATCAAGCCTCAGTCTAAGTCGGGGTCCTAGAACACCTACTACAGTAGCTATACAAGTAGAAGTAAGATTTCGGGGATCCAATGCTtctaatttcatatttactttaaagtCATTCACAGGAGGTGCCGGAGCTTGCTTAAAGCATTCTTGAGGAGCTGCTACACTGTTAGTTTCTTTCATATATTCATTCCAATCAAACGCTTGATAAATGTCATAAAACGAACTAgtagaattattatttgagtGGCTGTCTGATCCATTTACTCCATTTCCAGATTGTGGGGACGATGTCCGTTTCTCGTtctttttttgatatttatttaaacaataggTAGAACAAAAGTTCTTGCTACTCGACGGTGCGTTACCTCGAATAACATTATCGCAATGCAGACAAGCGCCTTTGCTGTATGCCTGTCTAAATTCAGACAGGCATGTCTCGGAACAAAATTCTTTTTTGCCGTTTTCGGTCGGCAGGACATACTTCAAAGGAGTTTTACTTTCACCGCACCAAGTACAAGTGCGCTTCGGAGGTCTTCCAGGACCACGTATTTTGCCGGGAGCAGGCCCTGATGAGCCGACAGTGTTGTTTGACATCTTTCTGCTGTAATTTTTAGTACATTATCATACACAGTCTAGGAATGCATAAGGTCtcacattatatatatgattaatattactatttgaTTTCACAAAGAAAAGAACGAGTATTTTCgcacaaatacatataaacaacGTCAGAATCTATGACGCCGTTGCAACGGCcatgttagttttttttttctttatatgcTGATTCTTGCCAGTATCATTAAACAGATTTTTGAGTTAGGAATCCCAACATCACACAATCCGAATCTGAAATCCGAATTCGGAAACCTTCTTCCCTACAAAATGTTCACATAGCCGCACACGTATTAGATAgggtatatttttcaaaacggAAAACAACCTAACGATGACAGAcgaagacaaaaataaaatgttctaaaataaaaactaaaggTTGGCAAAAAAGTCACCAAAATGGTTTTAACGATTCctgtttttcttaaaaaactCGAAATATGAAAGGTATAAACATAGGTTTAGCCGGTCTCAGATGGTAACACCTAGCcggaattaaaaaatcctaaaTCTAGATCTAGCCtaagataaatacaaaaacctACACCTAGGTCTAACCAACCGTGACTGGCTGCACCTATGTCTACCGGCTGGTATAGCCGAACTTCGGGGTTTATCcgtaacataattaattactaataatacggaattgccatttttttattatcaaattgaTTCGGATTGTAGTTATCGTGAGCTCAAACCGTCGACGATAAAATAGTCGCGCAGAACTGTCAAATGAggataaaaatagataaaaaagtcGTCTCATGTTAGGGTTTGTCGGAGTTTGTCTACAATTTAATCGATTTATCGAATTTTTGATAGGAAGACACGAATTATATTAGGTCAGTCAGTAACAACGACGAAAAGACTATTTGTCGTTCAGAGTAGATAAAATGCCTCGATAAAATTGTGTCGTTGGTCGCATGTTAGCCCTGCAGGAGACTTCCATTAAAATGGCTCGTGAACTATTTGACAAATAAGCGTCAAATCGTAAGATGATATTAAACCACTCTTGTTTGTTTCTGGTGTTCCCCAAGGCAGTGTCCTGGGTCCGAcgcttttcattatttttttatgaataatatacatagtttACTACCTCAAATTGCTACGATTGTTTGGTTCAAATGGCTATTCAGATGAtacagcaatatttttttacgaacaTTGAACATAATAGAATTGAACATGCTAATAGGAATTTACTCACTcccaatatttgtttttacaaaaccGCAGCATCAATACCAATCACCCATTCAGCTCTTTGTCCACCAATCCTGCTATAAATGTGATAATGCACGGCagaaaattgattgattgattgagaCCTGAGCATCATAATGGACAGTGAACTCTCTTTTCAGATTCATATCTCTTTACTTGCCaagcatattataaaattaatctatgCACTGAAATTTTGCTGCGTAACGGAAAACcgagctaaaaataaaatcttaagaATGGTCTATTTAGCAAgattttgcaatatttgaGTCTGTCATCAGCTAGACAATACATTGAAGGTGAAGAATgctcttatatctgtgatcaGCAGCAGCATGGaatcggagtacctactaataccATGATGATTAGCCTCGCACGCGGGGCCCTCTCTAAATCTATGACTGCAGCAGCAATCAGCTATAGAAATCAAACTTTTACCGACAACGTCAAGTCATAAAGCTGCGACTTTGCTGCCCGTGGATCAGaacattttcttaaaataaaaaatgtcaaatttgacaaattCCAACAAGTCACCACATTGAGCCACCAACGTAAACGTATTTTGAGgttatataactaaaaataattaggacTAAAGCAAGCAAAATTTTGATTCGATGgtatttaatgtattaaagAGAACGATGTCTCAAAGTGTTGTTATACGATTGATGAACAATGCTGAAGTAgctgagaaaaaaatattagaattaaaGAATAAGGTAAACAGAAAAAACACCGGTTCACGTTCTCCAAGTAtactcaaatatatttattgcaatatcTGTGTAGTACAAGGTATAGATgtcacatacaatacaatagtttCAACAGTTTACCTTTACAGGCATGCAATATTACTGTATACATACACATGACTTACATACTTCCGTATTTTTTGGAAAGTTAGATAACATACTGACGTATTTTTTTAggaaatacattatttttacttacaaattGAATGATCGTATCCTATGGAAATGTTACCATACGAAACGACTAAATAAGTactaatatagtaaaaaataaaaatcattacatcATACATATAATGTTCTGATAACAGTACTAAAGTACATActggacgacctcggtggcgcagtggtaaagtgcttgtctctgaaccgagaggtcccagatCCGATctcagtcgggtcatgatggaaaacgatctttttctgattggcctgggtctttgtggctagctcaatctgtgtgatatatttatttattcgtactATCCAAACTCATAGTCCAGCCAGCACTCAGATTTTACTaacttgttttaattaaatatataatttttagttagaagaagtaaagaaaataaaaattgaaaataaaattaaggaaCTTACAAAAGAAAATGCTGATCTGGAGGCCAAGGTAGAAAAGGTCAAGAATGAACTTATAAGACTTGAAATATTGAATGGTAAAAAGCAATATCCAATTCCTGGCAAAACATCTATAGCTGCTGCAGATCAATCGGCAACAAAAAGAGAAGTAATTGAAGAAACAACGTCTCAGCATATCAAACAGACAATTCAGCAACCAAAAAAAGAGCCAGCTAAGAAAAACAAGGAGAAATCAAATGATGCTCCTACTGATGTGGTGGATGTGAGAAAATTAGACTTTAGGATTGGAAAAATTATAGAAGTTAATAAACACCCAGATGCAGATTCTCTTTATGTTGAGAAGATTGACTGTGGAGAAGAGAAGCCACGCACCGTTGTATCAGGTCTTGTGAATCATGTACCCATTGATGAGATGCAAAATAGAATTGTCATGGtgctatgtaatttaaaaccaGCTAAGGTGATATAGTTTTTtcaaaactaataattttaatttgtaatggtTATTGGAagtaatttaagatttttttctgatttgcaaagtattttatgataaCAATTTGTCTTTATATTCCAGATGAGGGGCATTACTTCTGAGGCCATGGTTATGTGTGCATCTTCACCTGAAAAAGTTGAAATACTATTGCCGCCTACAAGTGCTGTTCCTGGTGATCTAGTATCCTGTGAAGGATTCCCACGAGAGCCTGAGGCCCAATTGAACCCTAAAAAGAAGATATTTGAAACATGTGCTCCAGACCTAAAGACTAATGATGAGAAAATAGCCTGTTATAAAGGCAATCCACTTGTAATTCCTGGAAAGGGTGCAGTTGTTGCACCTACATTGAAAGGTGTGAgtgtgaaataaatgttattgaaattaatgcCAGTGTTTTGAAAAAACCTTTGTTAtgtaaaattcttaaaatgatttttggaTTGACATTTATGAGTAAAATTCATCATAATATTAGGATTGATTTTATAGATCAGTCTATTCTAGTTATCCATCTATTTTGGGTATGAAGAAAATGCAAACTTTTAATTCTACATTTActaggtataaataaaacaaaattataagcaatgtcaacaatatattatatctctAATTTAATATGAGTTCTTTACTAATAGAAATTGTTTCTATGTCAGATATAGAAAAATAGAAGAATGTGACGTTGCAACATTATCTAAGAGACCACACAAAGCATTGTAGTATCTCTCAGTTGGTGGTCCTGTTCACAGCTCGCATAAGTTAACATCACTAAAGTCAACATGGGTTTATGACTTGCTTAGGTTACATGAGCTTCACATTCAATTCCTAGGTCAATTGAGGCGTAATTGACAGCTTACTGTGTTGCAAACCTTAAAGAGCTTGAAAACGAATGCTCATGTAAACTAGAGCGCATGCCTGCTACTAATACACAGTAGTGTATAATAGAAAGCtatctatattaaatttaactgcCTGCTCcagtaagaaaatatttatttataattaaataacaatagggTGCAAGCTCTGTTCAGTGAACAAGTAGATCTCATTCATTACAATCATCTATATTTTCACATCAGTAACATATGTAAAACTAACATTATTATGTCGTTATATTATTGGGGCAACACATTGAAGTCATGCTTATACTAATGAAAGAGACAGGCTATGGCTTTCGCTTCTACTTTGCTTTCGCTCATAAATTATGCTACgtataaccataataaaagAAGTAATACACCATTGTCGTTCTTtttggtaataatataaaattgattacaaTTGCAGAAATTCCAGGATGATTTGgcatttttcttataaactCATCTACAAAATAAGTATCAAGAAATAGTACTATAAATCTTACTGCGTAATTCTTAGTCTACCACCATCAAAGATACCATCATTTAATCTAATATGATCAAATTTTTTCAAACCATTTGTACTCTTACAATGAATTTATAGGATTTTTACGTAACGAATATCATCTACTTCATTACCTACTccaaaatgaattattaaaaatgactgATAAAAAGATACAATTTGTGATGTGACAGACAAAATGTTtgcacatataaaaaaattaaacaccacTACCACCGCATTGAATATATTACACGATTGaagcatttaattaaataacttagATACTACCTTTGTATAATCATTAAGTTTCAACTAAACATATCAAGACATGTTTAGATGTTGACTAACACTGCACTTAATGGTCATGTGATATAAAAACCTGATTACGTCTGAATCTAAATAATGAACGCAGGTGTCATATTTTGTCCtggatataaaatttaacaattttatgagTTTTTACCATAAAGCCAATAAATTCTATTATGTGCGTAACTCTTAGCATTATAGTTCTCAATACTCTTTACTCGTAATATGTGCATTTCGTGCATGTGTTGGAcagatatgtaaatattactctactatatgtgtatttacaCTAATTTGTAGAGTAGAAAAAGTTGGATTTCATTTTCATGTGTGGAAAAATTTATCCCTTGATCTAATCAATAATCTCGTATAATTAGATAACTATACACTATTTAACTTCAAGATCAATTCCTTcagttgataaaatattattaatagaatatctttttacatacatatgaattaagtaaaaataacgAGGGAGACAGGTTTAACCCAGATAGgtacatagaaaatatattacaaagttGTTGATTGACTAAATAAATGTCTTTGGTAAAATACGAATTAGATGTGAAGGCTTTTATTCAATACtatttaacaacaaaaaaaaaatagacgactacaaaaatacagttattttaattcttatttacttaattactaTGGTTAATATACGAGGGGAGGTCAATAAGTTCGCGGAATGGAGGGGTTGGTGGGGGTAGGTTTACTCGTCCAGGTAGTTATTAGTTGAGCACCTCATTAagagtatatatattaagtttgAACGTAATCGGGTCATTAACTTTTGTGTTATCGACCTGTAAACAACTGAATCGGGAAGAAATCAGCCAGTATGGAGAAAATTGAACACTGCGCCGTTATAAAGTTCCTTACCAAGCAAGGAAAATCCGctcagattatttttcaagagCTGTTGGCTGTTTACGGGGACTCTGCCCCTGGAAAAACCATGGTTTACAAGTGGCATGGTCTTTTCAAACAAGGAAGAGAGTCCATTGAAGATGACCCACGCTCCGGACGGCCAATTGAGGCCACCACTTCGGAAATCgtcgaaaaagtagaaaaacttGTATTGGAAGATGCCCGGTTGAAGAAGAAGCAGCTTGCAGCAATGATTGGAGTATCCGAAACcagtattttgaatattttacatgATCATCTTGGCATGACTAAGGTCAGTGCAAGATGGGTTCCGAGAATGCTCACGCCACTTCAAAAACGTGAACGTGACGAGTGTTCTCGTCAGTTTTTGGAGCTCTGTGGAGAGCGAAAGGAAGAAATTATGGCCCGGATTGTTACTGGTGATGAAACCTTAGTTCACCACTATGAACCTGAGTCGAAGCAAGAGTCGATGCAGTGGCATAAAAAAGGCACACCTCCTCCAAAGAAGTACAAAGTAACACAATCGGCTGTCAAGATCATGGCGACTGTCTTTTGGGATACAGAAGGCATTTTATTGATCGATTACAAAGAACGTGGTGTGACTATAACGGGACAGTACTACGCTTCTTTACtggaaatattaaaagaagCTATTAAGGAAAAAAGAAGAGGAAAGTTGTCAAAAGGTGTGTTCCTTCTGCACGACAACGCACCCGTTCACACGTGCCATGTTGCGACGGCTGCCATTCACCTATGCGGCTTCGAACAATTGAACCACCCACCCTACAGTCCAGATCTGTCACCCAGTGACTATTATCTATttccaaaaatgaaaaaagagcTGCGTGGAAAAAAATTTGGCGACGATGAAGAAGTGAAGTCAGCAATTTCGACCTATTTTGacaccaaaaataaatcattcttTTTCGATggtataaataagttatttgagagatctgaaaaatgtattagagTTAAGGGAGAATATattgaaaaggaaaaatagtTTGGTGTTTAATTTCAACCCGCTTCCCCCTTATTCCGCGAACTTTTTGACCTCCCCTCGTAAGTATAAACATTGAACAAcattacacatattttatttactgttattCTCGCGACATCAAAATCTAATTCTTCTAAATAAAGGACCAGGCATGGTCCAAATCATACAGCAATTTACagcatgtatttttattcaaattgtttttgtaaaataccgaaaaaaatattaaatacaaatagacaaaacGAAAGTTTTcgctttttataaaaatatttgtagtcCTAATAAAagacactttttttttcataaacaaaaaagtaagaCTCCGATTCGTGCCGCTTTTGTCTAAAATATGGAGTAATGGagtgtaaaattaatataatactagtaatttaaaaaaaaattaaaggatAACGTTAgttataatatcataaaaaatattttttgttattatgaagacaaagataatattttattcaattatatcTTAGGCCTCATGATATGAAATAATTGAActagaaaaaagtatattgaCCAAGATGAGAAAAAAGG includes these proteins:
- the AIMP1 gene encoding aminoacyl tRNA synthase complex-interacting multifunctional protein 1 gives rise to the protein MVFNVLKRTMSQSVVIRLMNNAEVAEKKILELKNKLEEVKKIKIENKIKELTKENADLEAKVEKVKNELIRLEILNGKKQYPIPGKTSIAAADQSATKREVIEETTSQHIKQTIQQPKKEPAKKNKEKSNDAPTDVVDVRKLDFRIGKIIEVNKHPDADSLYVEKIDCGEEKPRTVVSGLVNHVPIDEMQNRIVMVLCNLKPAKMRGITSEAMVMCASSPEKVEILLPPTSAVPGDLVSCEGFPREPEAQLNPKKKIFETCAPDLKTNDEKIACYKGNPLVIPGKGAVVAPTLKGVSVK
- the Scm gene encoding polycomb protein Scm isoform X1, which encodes MYLCENTRSFLCEIKYRKMSNNTVGSSGPAPGKIRGPGRPPKRTCTWCGESKTPLKYVLPTENGKKEFCSETCLSEFRQAYSKGACLHCDNVIRGNAPSSSKNFCSTYCLNKYQKKNEKRTSSPQSGNGVNGSDSHSNNNSTSSFYDIYQAFDWNEYMKETNSVAAPQECFKQAPAPPVNDFKVNMKLEALDPRNLTSTCIATVVGVLGPRLRLRLDGSDNKNDFWRLVDAGDIHPIGHCEKNDGMLQPPLGFRMNASSWPMFLLKTLNGAEMAPPQVFQPEPPTPKTNLFMVGQKLEAVDKKNPQLICCATVGAVKNDQIHVTFDGWRGAFDYWCRYDSRDIFPVGWCARAGHLLQPPGQKSAIAPSKWFKRPSGIPNPALPEGGSTGANNTSTSPTSTPIATVRLLIRSSCSGGSSSLPSAVSGSGPSGAAEALVKDLLNVHPDPQRLTRAILTASSSYSNITNVQVTTGSKNYTVKVPTELTIDELKNWLKAVCGSVGCCVGMIEVDSGEAAGRPCTLCGESTSNSVSSAVKRPKVEIESAGSGAESNKMARLSPERAEPASSTTGAPGPPLAGAPPADWSVEDVIGFIAAADHALAAHADLFRKHEIDGKALLLLNSDMMMKYMGLKLGPALKICNLVSKIKNRRHYST
- the Scm gene encoding polycomb protein Scm isoform X2: MSNNTVGSSGPAPGKIRGPGRPPKRTCTWCGESKTPLKYVLPTENGKKEFCSETCLSEFRQAYSKGACLHCDNVIRGNAPSSSKNFCSTYCLNKYQKKNEKRTSSPQSGNGVNGSDSHSNNNSTSSFYDIYQAFDWNEYMKETNSVAAPQECFKQAPAPPVNDFKVNMKLEALDPRNLTSTCIATVVGVLGPRLRLRLDGSDNKNDFWRLVDAGDIHPIGHCEKNDGMLQPPLGFRMNASSWPMFLLKTLNGAEMAPPQVFQPEPPTPKTNLFMVGQKLEAVDKKNPQLICCATVGAVKNDQIHVTFDGWRGAFDYWCRYDSRDIFPVGWCARAGHLLQPPGQKSAIAPSKWFKRPSGIPNPALPEGGSTGANNTSTSPTSTPIATVRLLIRSSCSGGSSSLPSAVSGSGPSGAAEALVKDLLNVHPDPQRLTRAILTASSSYSNITNVQVTTGSKNYTVKVPTELTIDELKNWLKAVCGSVGCCVGMIEVDSGEAAGRPCTLCGESTSNSVSSAVKRPKVEIESAGSGAESNKMARLSPERAEPASSTTGAPGPPLAGAPPADWSVEDVIGFIAAADHALAAHADLFRKHEIDGKALLLLNSDMMMKYMGLKLGPALKICNLVSKIKNRRHYST